The proteins below are encoded in one region of Candidatus Cloacimonas sp.:
- a CDS encoding SIMPL domain-containing protein (The SIMPL domain is named for its presence in mouse protein SIMPL (signalling molecule that associates with mouse pelle-like kinase). Bacterial member BP26, from Brucella, was shown to assemble into a channel-like structure, while YggE from E. coli has been associated with resistance to oxidative stress.), translating to MITALLVIICIAIAAGIVWLIFTKDKVIARTWGIVGLSFIIGLTVFGYFFMQSRQAPTSLRVVGYASKLFESDLVKWNLTMQRNVSNDSLKEGYTKMSSDVTAFQKYLTEQGIPEKDISIQPINSYQTTDNYGNHTGYTLNQNVFVVSSDIPKIETLALKPDFFAERGILLQNSNLAYLYTKLPDLKKQLLSEATKDAVARAHEIAGSGNTKLGKLREARAGVFQITEPYSTEVSDYGIYNTSTRSKSISVTLTAIFKLQ from the coding sequence ATGATTACAGCACTACTTGTAATTATCTGCATAGCTATTGCGGCAGGTATTGTCTGGCTGATATTTACTAAGGATAAAGTTATTGCCCGCACCTGGGGAATAGTTGGATTGTCCTTTATTATCGGTTTAACTGTTTTCGGCTACTTTTTTATGCAAAGCAGGCAAGCTCCAACCAGTTTACGCGTAGTTGGTTATGCCAGTAAACTCTTTGAATCTGACTTGGTAAAATGGAACCTCACAATGCAACGCAATGTTAGTAATGATAGCTTAAAAGAGGGCTACACCAAAATGAGCAGCGATGTAACCGCTTTCCAAAAATATTTAACGGAGCAGGGTATTCCAGAAAAGGATATCAGCATCCAGCCCATAAATAGCTATCAGACAACAGATAACTATGGTAATCACACCGGTTATACCTTAAATCAAAATGTCTTTGTGGTCTCTTCTGATATCCCTAAAATAGAGACCCTGGCTTTAAAACCCGATTTCTTTGCGGAACGAGGTATTTTACTGCAAAATTCCAACCTGGCATACCTCTATACTAAGCTGCCAGATTTGAAAAAACAGCTTCTTTCCGAAGCAACTAAAGATGCTGTTGCGCGGGCTCATGAAATTGCCGGTAGCGGAAATACCAAGCTTGGCAAATTAAGAGAGGCACGAGCAGGTGTCTTTCAAATTACCGAGCCCTATTCTACCGAAGTTTCAGATTATGGTATATACAATACAAGCACACGCAGTAAAAGCATTTCCGTAACTTTAACCGCTATTTTTAAGCTCCAGTAG
- a CDS encoding ABC transporter substrate-binding protein: MKFKWLFLPLGLALIIVCAFACSSQQKKILRVGTDAEDPPFTYQEGNDIKGIDIEICKRIADKLGIQLQVTRYPFEDLFSALAQNKIDIAASAITITPKRKQTMDFTIPYFETDLAVVAKAGSPVQIANIEDMGKYRVGCQNTTTSHQYLTENLVEKDLLPKEKLKLYPTVIETLGELLNNKIDLMVFDE, translated from the coding sequence ATGAAATTTAAATGGTTATTTCTACCCTTGGGTTTAGCATTGATCATTGTCTGCGCTTTTGCTTGTTCTTCGCAACAGAAGAAAATTCTACGCGTGGGAACCGATGCAGAAGATCCGCCTTTCACTTATCAGGAAGGGAACGATATTAAAGGCATTGATATAGAAATATGTAAACGGATTGCAGATAAATTGGGTATTCAGTTACAAGTTACCCGCTACCCTTTTGAGGACTTGTTTTCTGCCTTGGCACAGAATAAAATTGATATTGCTGCTTCCGCTATAACCATCACTCCCAAACGCAAACAGACAATGGATTTTACAATTCCCTATTTTGAAACAGACCTTGCCGTAGTTGCCAAAGCAGGTTCTCCTGTGCAAATTGCAAACATTGAGGATATGGGAAAATACCGTGTCGGCTGCCAAAATACTACCACCAGTCACCAATATTTAACTGAGAATTTAGTAGAAAAAGACCTGCTGCCGAAAGAAAAACTAAAACTCTACCCTACAGTGATAGAAACTTTGGGAGAGCTGCTGAATAACAAGATAGACCTGATGGTCTTTGACGAATGA
- a CDS encoding FAD-dependent oxidoreductase, whose product MILTDAQLFSEISRCEYCENKPCKNACPCDCSPADFMMAAAKGRPSDFKRAAGIILASNPLGGICGNVCPDDHCVNACAREKFDTPIQIPAVQATIIRKARQLKMVPEFASPLSLNKKIAIIGAGPSAIGAAVTLTQFGYQPLLFDPEPLGGQVNLIPEERLETIDLLEDLKFLAETFKIEHIRKKIDEPQNLLDEGFEAVIVAGGLNEAMHLNIPGDETAIYGFDILKNPSRYNFTDKRVALVGGAIAADMALLIAKNNAAYVEMITLENFVEMPLTEPEKATLIEAGIEFSPRTRITEIVNEGKHIKGIKTKKVYLPKGEKFAPNLLRDEEGTTESFRPFDLVIIAIGNKPPFAVNKLKTLSDRLFCCGDMINGPTTVVEAVASGKNTALLVHSRLGKQDIAEPEKATKCCFPVWGWKKYPVSLQTDFFGRKMDSPFILSAAPPSDGYEQMKKAYLAGWSGGIMKTAFDNEDIHIPGEYMFTFGDKKKTFANCDNVSEHPLERVCEEIALLIKDFPDRLTMASTGGPVTGDDINDKKCWQANTLKLEQAGAMGIEYSLSCPQGGDGTKGDIVAQDPVLTAKIIDWVMEISNPEIPKLFKLTGAVTAIYPILSAVKRVLDKYPAKKAGITLANTFPALAFREKEKPWDEGIIVGLSGEGILPISYLNLARAGKSGIFISGNGGAMNYLDAANFLALGAKNVQFCTIVEKYGYGIIDELKMGLSYLLEAKGLTSVAELIGKAQPKPITDFPNLPKKTKSSSLIQELCLKCGNCTRCPYQAIELDADGYPEIDSDKCVGCSLCTQLCFAGALEMKGEQ is encoded by the coding sequence ATGATTTTGACGGATGCCCAATTATTCAGTGAAATAAGTCGTTGTGAATATTGTGAGAACAAGCCCTGTAAAAATGCCTGTCCCTGTGATTGTTCTCCTGCCGATTTTATGATGGCAGCTGCTAAAGGCAGACCTTCCGATTTTAAGCGTGCTGCGGGAATAATTTTAGCCAGCAATCCTTTAGGTGGAATTTGCGGAAATGTATGTCCCGATGACCATTGTGTAAATGCCTGTGCGCGTGAAAAATTTGACACTCCAATTCAAATTCCTGCCGTTCAGGCAACGATAATTCGTAAAGCCAGGCAGTTGAAGATGGTGCCTGAATTTGCTTCCCCTCTTTCTTTAAATAAAAAAATTGCTATTATCGGGGCAGGACCTTCTGCCATTGGAGCTGCCGTAACTTTAACCCAATTTGGTTATCAGCCGCTGCTGTTTGATCCTGAACCCTTAGGAGGTCAGGTAAATTTAATTCCGGAAGAGCGTTTGGAAACAATTGACTTGCTGGAAGACCTGAAATTCCTGGCAGAAACATTCAAAATAGAACATATCCGGAAAAAAATAGATGAACCGCAGAATTTATTGGATGAAGGTTTTGAGGCAGTGATTGTTGCCGGGGGCTTAAATGAAGCTATGCATTTAAATATTCCCGGTGATGAAACAGCAATTTACGGTTTTGACATTCTAAAAAACCCTTCCCGATACAATTTTACCGATAAACGCGTTGCTCTTGTAGGAGGAGCAATAGCTGCCGATATGGCATTGCTAATTGCCAAAAATAACGCTGCTTATGTAGAAATGATAACCCTGGAAAATTTTGTGGAAATGCCCTTAACGGAACCGGAAAAAGCAACTTTGATTGAAGCGGGAATTGAATTTTCACCACGCACCAGAATAACGGAAATAGTTAATGAAGGCAAACATATTAAAGGAATTAAGACGAAAAAGGTCTATCTTCCCAAGGGAGAAAAGTTTGCCCCGAATTTGCTTAGGGACGAAGAAGGAACCACAGAATCCTTTCGTCCTTTTGATTTGGTTATTATTGCTATCGGAAACAAACCTCCTTTTGCTGTTAATAAACTAAAGACCCTTTCAGACCGTCTTTTCTGCTGTGGAGATATGATAAACGGACCAACTACAGTGGTTGAAGCAGTTGCCTCAGGTAAAAATACTGCTTTATTAGTGCATTCCCGTTTAGGCAAACAAGATATTGCAGAACCTGAAAAAGCAACTAAGTGCTGTTTTCCTGTTTGGGGTTGGAAAAAATATCCTGTTTCACTGCAGACCGATTTCTTTGGCAGAAAAATGGATTCCCCTTTTATTCTTTCAGCCGCTCCCCCTTCCGATGGCTATGAACAAATGAAAAAAGCATATCTTGCCGGCTGGAGCGGGGGAATTATGAAAACGGCTTTTGATAATGAAGATATTCATATTCCAGGTGAATATATGTTCACCTTTGGGGATAAGAAAAAGACCTTTGCCAATTGTGATAATGTTTCCGAGCATCCTTTGGAGAGGGTTTGTGAAGAAATAGCTCTGTTAATAAAGGACTTTCCCGATCGCTTAACGATGGCTTCAACAGGCGGTCCCGTTACCGGTGATGATATTAATGATAAAAAGTGCTGGCAAGCCAATACTTTAAAGCTGGAACAAGCAGGTGCGATGGGAATTGAATACAGTTTATCCTGTCCTCAAGGTGGAGATGGAACAAAAGGTGATATTGTAGCTCAAGACCCTGTTTTAACTGCTAAGATAATTGATTGGGTGATGGAAATCAGCAATCCGGAAATTCCTAAACTTTTTAAACTAACCGGTGCGGTAACTGCTATCTATCCAATTCTTTCTGCAGTTAAAAGAGTTTTGGATAAATACCCCGCAAAAAAAGCCGGAATAACTTTGGCGAATACATTCCCGGCTTTGGCTTTCAGGGAAAAAGAAAAACCCTGGGACGAAGGAATAATAGTTGGCTTAAGCGGTGAAGGCATTTTACCTATCAGTTATTTAAATTTAGCCCGTGCTGGAAAAAGCGGAATTTTCATCTCCGGAAACGGAGGTGCAATGAACTATCTGGATGCAGCAAACTTTTTAGCTTTAGGCGCCAAAAATGTTCAATTCTGCACAATTGTGGAAAAATACGGTTACGGCATTATAGATGAATTGAAAATGGGACTTTCTTACCTTTTGGAAGCAAAGGGCTTAACAAGTGTAGCCGAACTTATTGGAAAAGCACAGCCAAAACCTATTACGGACTTTCCGAACTTACCTAAGAAAACCAAAAGCTCTTCTCTCATCCAGGAATTGTGCCTAAAATGCGGAAATTGCACTCGCTGCCCTTATCAGGCAATTGAATTAGATGCAGATGGCTATCCTGAAATTGATTCGGATAAATGTGTTGGATGCTCGTTGTGTACTCAATTGTGCTTTGCCGGAGCGTTGGAAATGAAGGGTGAACAGTGA